In a single window of the Chionomys nivalis chromosome 11, mChiNiv1.1, whole genome shotgun sequence genome:
- the Hcrtr1 gene encoding orexin/Hypocretin receptor type 1, whose amino-acid sequence MDPSATPGVLPGVPTGSREPFHLPPDYEDEFLHYLWRDYLYPKQYEWVLIAAYVAVFLIALVGNTLVCLAVWRNHHMRTVTNYFIVNLSLADVLVTAICLPASLLVDITESWLFGHALCKVIPYLQAVSVSVAVLTLSFIALDRWYAICHPLMFKSTARRARGSILGIWAVSLAVMVPQAAVMECSSVLPELANRTRLFSVCDEHWADELYPKIYHSCFFIVTYLAPLGLMAMAYFQIFRKLWGRQIPGTTSALVRNWKRPSEQLEAQHQGLCTEPQPRARAFLAEVKQMRARRKTAKMLMVVLLVFALCYLPISVLNVLKRVFGMFRQASDREAVYACFTFSHWLVYANSAANPIIYNFLSGKFREQFKAAFSCCLPGLGPRSSARHKSVSLQSRCSVSKVSEHVVLTSVTTVLS is encoded by the exons ATGGACCCCTCGGCCACTCCCGGGGTCCTGCCCGGAGTCCCCACTGGCAGCAGGGAACCCTTCCACCTCCCTCCAGACTACGAGGATGAGTTCCTCCACTACCTGTGGCGCGATTATCTCTACCCGAAGCAGTATGAGTGGGTTCTCATCGCGGCCTACGTGGCTGTGTTCCTCATAGCCTTGGTGGGCAACACACTGG TCTGCCTGGCTGTGTGGCGGAACCACCACATGAGGACAGTCACCAACTACTTCATTGTCAACCTGTCGCTGGCAGATGTGCTGGTGACtgccatctgcctgcctgccagcctgTTAGTGGACATCACAGAATCGTGGCTCTTTGGCCATGCCTTGTGCAAGGTCATTCCCTACCTACAG GCCGTGTCCGTGTCGGTGGCAGTGCTGACTCTCAGCTTCATCGCCCTGGACCGCTGGTATGCCATCTGCCACCCGTTGATGTTCAAGAGTACAGCTCGCCGGGCCCGTGGCTCCATTCTGGGCATCTGGGCTGTGTCGCTGGCTGTCATGGTGCCCCAGGCTGCTGTCATGGAGTGCAGCAGTGTGCTGCCCGAGCTAGCCAACCGCACCCGGCTCTTCTCTGTCTGTGATGAACACTGGGCAG ATGAACTTTACCCCAAGATCTACCACAGCTGCTTCTTCATTGTCACCTACCTGGCCCCGCTGGGCCTCATGGCGATGGCCTACTTCCAGATCTTCCGCAAGCTCTGGGGCCGCCAG ATCCCTGGAACCACATCAGCCTTGGTGCGGAACTGGAAGCGGCCCTCAGAGCAACTGGAAGCTCAGCACCAGGGACTGTGCACAGAGCCCCAACCCCGGGCCCGAGCCTTCCTGGCTGAGGTGAAGCAGATGCGAGCTCGGAGGAAGACAGCTAAGATGCTAATGGTGGTTCTGCTGGTCTTTGCACTCTGCTATCTGCCCATCAGTGTCCTCAATGTCCTGAAGAG AGTGTTCGGGATGTTCCGCCAAGCCAGCGACCGGGAAGCTGTCTATGCCTGCTTTACCTTCTCCCACTGGCTGGTGTATGCCAACAGTGCCGCCAACCCCATCATTTATAACTTCCTCAGTG GCAAATTTCGGGAGCAGTTTAAGGCCGCcttctcctgctgcctgcctgggCTGGGTCCCCGCTCCTCTGCCAGACACAAGTCTGTGTCCTTGCAGAGCCGGTGTTCTGTCTCCAAAGTCTCTGAGCATGTCGTGCTGACCAGCGTCACCACAGTGCTGTCCTAA